One genomic window of Ornithorhynchus anatinus isolate Pmale09 chromosome 12, mOrnAna1.pri.v4, whole genome shotgun sequence includes the following:
- the ALPK1 gene encoding alpha-protein kinase 1: MNNQTTVAGLLQECRQALAGLSSETKDASEGDKREYQRCRASLPSELRTLIQEAKEMKWPFVPEKWQYKQAVDPEDKTNLQDVIGARLLELLAYLKASILVRDFTTAAALVFLMDRFLYWVDASSKLLQVAKGLHRLQPDIPIAPQVVIRQARISVNSGKLLKAEYILSSLISNNGATGTWIYSNDSDKVLVQSVCIQIRGQILQKLGMWYEAAELIWASIAGYLELPQPDKKGISTSLGILADIFVSMNKKDYERFKNNSQIDLNLLKEFDHRLLSAAEACKLAAVFSQYTPLFVLTAVNIRGTCLLSYSNSNDCPPGKRKFYLSEAKEAFEIGLLTKKSSDSVASKQELHSFVKAAFCLTIVNRRLSGETEAVCAAKQLCVEAMEKLYAYNTSSETQDKGAVAQGIMSLIMQVKEHLEVQAFPNSDDRSYVPENYKCCMDKPILHGKVDFQKILESHSQHHSSLFEVFRSTCRNPKHNLEGTETGVCITDLKTETQNVDTVSTAEVGPGLGKDLTSSRTEFRSRGRGKLTRSNAIDKDSEPLNPRNRGRIRVLPGSLSSSSSWTKLSASSSLASWEEVDCESSGEGYIRENSVEGEQHPQSAAPQDKVENSSPHSLSSTMPHHSPRESKSDHLEPSKNQPIPLPPTETEVPLSADDPSLSIGPEGKTGTEAGKDQEVRNRSASSANLQDLAASVGSSSSWEMASGFSPTKSELFEEIDVLAETECATKDDAGEDNEVKVDKKGMEPAPTDHSGWVDPEGETAENTEDVPFDIPRPSTGRSCVYPWPKKKSVPLVQNRSLEVHGIDPEAATEEERKEWEFIGDPENSSPHLSDPEKPDQMVKVAPSLPGSPMPSAFHCDDTETTEDHRAGEVQNEPVGRRTSNSSLKSWFLSAQFSSGSSELYSPSSFLNSSSSSFVSLPGRTREEILETRSLEDDDYDKLLSGVGHDWLLERLQNTGMFKPTQLCRAHTALLLKYSKKSEQWVAQETVVYFGDYLSVEKKGKQRNAFWIHFLHQEETLGRYVGKEYRKQKGLLDHFRDVERQMTAQHYVTEFNKKLYEQNIPTQIFYIPSTILLILEGRIIKGCVSVEPYILGEFVKLSNNTKVVKTEYKATEYGLAYGHFSYEFSNHTEVVVDLQGWVTGNGKGIIYLTDPQIHSLDPKEVTSNFGKKGISYFFNNQHVECNEICHRLSLTRPSVASPV, encoded by the exons GCATACTTGAAAGCCTCAATCCTGGTCCGAGACTTTACTACAGCAGCTGCTCTTGTGTTCCTGATGGATCGATTCTTATATTGGGTGGATGCCTCCAGCAAACTCCTCCAAGTCGCCAAAGGTCTACACCGCCTGCAGCCCGATATTCCAATTGCACCCCAAGTGGTTATTCGCCAAGCCCGCATCTCTGTCAACTCAG GGAAACTTTTGAAAGCTGAATACATCCTAAGCAGCCTTATAAGCAATAATGGTGCTACAG GCACCTGGATTTACAGTAATGACAGTGACAAAGTCCTTGTGCAGTCGGTGTGCATACAGATCAGAGGGCAGATTCTCCAGAAGCTGG GAATGTGGTATGAGGCTGCGGAGTTGATTTGGGCTTCAATAGCGGGGTATTTGGAACTTCCTCAGCCGGATAaaaag GGaatttccacttctctgggcatcttgGCAGATATCTTTGTTTCAATGAACAAGAAGGATTACGAGAGGTTCAAAAACAACTCTCAAATTGACCTG AATCTCCTCAAAGAGTTCGACCACCGGTTGCTGTCGGCGGCAGAAGCCTGCAAATTGGCAGCCGTTTTCAGCCAATACACCCCACTTTTCGTGCTGACGGCCGTG AACATCCGAGGCACGTGTTTATTGTCCTATAGTAATTCAAATGACTGCCCTCCAGGAAAAAGAAAGTTCTATTTGTCCGAAGCCAAAGAGGCCTTTGAAATCGGCCTGCTCACCAAAAAAAGCAGCGACTCAGTCGCCAGCAAGCAGGAGCTTCACAGTTTTGTCAAAGCGGCCTTCTGCCTTACCATAGTGAACCGAAGActcagtggggagacagaagcGGTGTGTGCTGCGAAGCAGCTCTGCGTAGAAGCGATGGAAAAGCTGTATGCTTATAACACTTCATCAGAAACCCAAGATAAAGGAGCAGTGGCTCAGGGGATCATGTCTCTTATCATGCAGGTTAAAGAGCATCTGGAGGTtcaagccttccccaattcagaTGACAGGTCTTACGTCCCAGAGAATTACAAATGTTGCATGGACAAACCTATCTTGCATGGGAAAGTGGACTTCCAGAAAATCCTTGAAAGCCACTCCCAGCACCATTCTTCGCTGTTTGAAGTGTTCAGAAGTACTTGCAGGAACCCAAAACACAATCTGGAAGGGACCGAAACGGGAGTCTGCATCACAGACTTGAAAACGGAAACCCAAAACGTGGACACGGTGAGCACGGCCGAAGTCGGGCCGGGCCTCGGGAAAGACTTAACTTCTTCAAGAACGGAATTCAGGAGCCGAGGAAGAGGGAAATTGACCCGTTCAAACGCAATAGACAAAGACAGCGAGCCACTGAACCCCAGGAATCGAGGGAGGATTCGTGTTCTGCCCGGATCGCTGAGTAGTTCCAGCTCTTGGACCAAGTTATCAGCATCCAGTTCTCTAGCCAGCTGGGAAGAAGTAGATTGTGAATCCTCGGGAGAAGGATACATCAGAGAAAATAGCGTTGAGGGCGAGCAACATCCCCAGTCTGCAGCCCCACAGGATAAAGTGGAAAACAGTAGCCCCCATTCTTTGTCTTCAACGATGCCTCATCACTCTCCCCGGGAGTCAAAGAGCGACCATTTAGAGCCCTCCAAAAATCaacccatccctctgcctcccaccgagACAGAAGTTCCACTCTCGGCCGATGACCCAAGCCTATCCATCGGGCCGGAAGGGAAGacggggacagaggcaggaaaagaCCAGGAGGTCAGAAACCGTTcggcctcatctgcaaacttaCAGGACCTCGCTGCTTCTGTGGGCTCCAGCAGTTCCTGGGAGATGGCCTCAGGTTTTTCCCCCACGAAATCAGAACTTTTTGAAGAAATTGATGTTTTAGCAGAAACCGAATGTGCTACCAAGGACGACGCAGGGGAAGATAATGAGGTTAAAGTCGATAAAAAAGGCATGGAACCTGCCCCTACAGATCACTCCGGGTGGGTTGACCCAGAAGGGGAAACTGCAGAGAACACAGAGGATGTGCCCTTTGACATCCCCAGGCCTAGCACAGGTCGTTCCTGTGTGTACCCCTGGCCTAAAAAGAAATCTGTCCCCTTAGTACAAAATAGATCACTGGAAGTGCACGGCATTGACCCTGAAGCTGccacagaggaggaaaggaaggagtgggAATTTATTGGGGACCCAGAGAACAGCTCCCCACACCTGAGCGACCCAGAGAAACCAGACCAAATGGTTAAGGTTGCCCCATCCCTCCCAGGCAGTCCGATGCCTTCCGCCTTTCACTGTGATGACACTGAAACCACAGAGGACCACAGAGCAGGGGAGGTCCAGAATGAGCCGGTCGGCAGGCGGACTTCAAACTCTTCTCTGAAGTCGTGGTTCTTATCTGCCCAGTTTTCCAGTGGCTCTTCGGAGCTGTACAGCCCATCCTCGTTTTTGAATTCCAGCAGCAGCTCTTTCGTGTCACTGCCAGGGAGGACAAGGGAAGAGATCCTGGAAACTCGTTCTCTGGAAGATGATGACTACGATAAACTCTTGTCGGGGGTGGGGCATGACTGGCTACTCGAGAGGCTGCAGAACACGGGGATGTTTAAGCCCACTCAACTCTGCagagctcaca ctgCCCTTTTGTTAAAATATTCTAAGAAATCTGAACAATGGGTAGCCCAAGAAACTGTTGTCTATTTTGGTGACTACCTTTCCGTGGAGAAGAAGGGCAAACAAAGGAATGCCTTTTGGATACATTTTCTTCATCAGGAAGAAACCCTGGGAAG GTACGTTGGCAAAGAGTACAGAAAACAGAAAGGGCTCCTGGACCATTTCCGAGATGTGGAACGCCAAATGACCGCCCAGCACTACGTGACGGAATTCAACAAAAAGCTCTATGAGCAGAACATCCCAACACAGATCTTCTACATTCCATCCACGATTCTCTTG ATCCTGGAGGGCAGAATAATCAAAGGGTGTGTGAGTGTGGAGCCCTACATCCTTGGAGAATTTGTTAAATTATCAAATAACACCAAAGTAGTGAAGACAGAGTATAAAGCCACCGAGTATGGCTTGGCCTATGGACACTTTTCCTATGAGTTTTCTaaccacacagaggtggtagtggaTTTGCAAG gtTGGGTGACTGGTAATGGGAAAGGAATCATCTACCTAACAGATCCTCAGATTCATTCTCTTGATCCAAAAGAAGTCACTTCCAACTTTGGGAAGAAAGGCATTAGTTATTTCTTCAATAACCAGCACGTGGAGTGCAACGAAATCTGCCATCGTCTCTCCCTAACGAGACCTTCAGTAGCCAGTCCTGTTTAG